The genomic window ACCCAAGAGGTTGGCCTCTGGCCTTTGCTCACTCGGTCAAAGTGGATGCGGATAGAGCCCACATTGGTGGCTCCCACTGCTGTCAAGGAGAAGAACCCATGTTTCCAGTCTCCAGTTAGGACTACACGCTCATTGTGACAGAAGAGTTCTTTGATCCATCGGGCCATGCCGGGGTTCACTGACATCAGGGAAcctgaagagacaagagaacatgcTACTTTCTGCTCAGAGCCTGACGTGTTCAAATCAGAATGGCCACAGAGCCACAGGGACTCACAGGCCAAGTGTTCCAAATTCTAATCAGGACCCCAGGTACCCTTGCCTAGAGCCAGCCAGCCTCAGGTAGTCATCTCCTGGCCTTGACAACATCAGCCTAAAGCTCAATCCTCTCAGGTCAAAAGGGCAAGGGCCTCTAATACCCACAGAGGCATTTCTCTCCCACCCCTGGGCATACCTGGGAAGTGGCGCCGATGCGCGATAGTCCAGTCCGTTGGGGAGTGGAAGCAGTGGTAGTCTCCTGGGGCCAGGTAGATGACACAGTGGTAGAGCTCATTCCCTTCCCGGGTGACCAGCTGGTTTCTGAAGGAAGAGGCTGTGGGGTGGGACAGAGACAAGCTCCAGACGCCATTCGTCCCACAGTGAGCACCTGTACACAGCCTGCATGGAGCCCAGCTGGAGGCTCCAATAAAGACTTGGCTACACAGCAGCAGCCTGCTGCCCCCAAGCCTTCCCAGCCCCCTATGCCTGTTGTTATTAGTCTTTGCTGTCTGCCCCAGCTCCAAACCCTGACTAAGCAGTGACCCACCTGGAGGGAAGGGCAGGTCCTCTGTAAAGGCTCGAGGGCCCAGGAACGACTCTAAGGAGTAGGTTACGCCCTTTACCTGCTCCACCTCAGAGTTCTTCACCTGCCCAAAGGTGAGGATCTTGCCATCTGATGGGCTGgtctggagaagacagaattttgaTGGTAAGGAGGGGGTAGTTCTCACCTTCAGTGCCTCCCGAACTGCCAAGGACTCAGGGAGCTCCAGGCCAGGTCGGGGGAGCATCCCAGAGTAGCACAGGCAATGTGGTGCTGCTCAGCCTGGCTTAAAGGCAGACAAGGATCTCATTTCCTAGAAATGAGAAGACCAGAGACAAGGGCCAGGCCTTACCACACAGTGCAAGCCACAGACAGGCCGTGCCTGAGGCTTCAGCTTACGCCGGAAGAGCTCACTTAGGTTGCGGTAGTGATGCAGGTCTTCCACAGCAGCCTCTGTCATGTTCACCCCAAAGGTCCAGATATACAGGCTGTAGACTGGCCTCCGGAGCCAGTAAGGAAGTTCTACCTGGTTGAGGCGACCACAGGCCCGTGACAGCAAACGCGTTGGCACAGACTTATACAGGGACACCTGTAGGCCACAGTGCAGGAGGCTGAGTTGGTAACAGATTGAGTGCTTTCATACACCCAACCCCCACTCCACATgagtgaatgagagagagagaaaccctaGAGAAGCCACCACGAAGCCGAAGTGTTCAGGCTGGTTTGTGAGATGGCTGTTTCTCAGAAGGAACCAGACTGTGCTCACTAAATAAAGGTTAAATATACATGTAGCCTGTATCATTTTTGCTATTTCATACAAAGGTCAAAGAGCAGTGGCCTTAGTCCCAGAGTGGAAACTGGGCTGAATAGGCTTGGTTCTTACAAATGGGAGATGGGGACAGAAACAGACCTGGTGCAGCCTGAGAGACCACCAGGAGGCACACTACCCTTACCCCAGCTCACTGACCACATGCCAGACAACTCAAGACGGCATCCAGCTCCCAAATCAAAAGGGCAGCCCTACAGTCCAGAGGGCCCTCTTCAAAGGATGGCGTTACTCTCCCAGATCTACATCACCCTGCCACATCTGCACCCGAGCAAGCCCATGGGCTCTTCACAGAGGTAGGAGGAAACTTTTGTTACCCCTGTAGTACGGAGCAGGAGACAGGCCAGAGGGTCCTGCGGAACTCTTGAATGTCTGCTACTGCTGCTGTGCAGCAGCACCAACTCCCTTAGGAGTGAAGTAATTTGACTAAGTTTTAACATCCGTCCCTACACTAAATCAGTGTCTCCTGGCTGATGTTTAACAGCAATACCATCAAGTGGCCCTAGGCTATGCTCTAGTGTCTCGTATACTCCCTTGGGCTTTTGTGGTGCCTACCCAGGCTACCAGTGGCAGGGTTCCCATTTTGGAGTCAGCCTGTCGAGaagctgagagcaagagagctgcTTCTCAGGCATGTATTCCAACTAACAGGCCCAGCTTGGCTGCAGTCTTCCCAAACGCCCTCTGCTAGCTAGAATTTACTTGGACTTTTCTTACAATCAcctctgttttcttctgcatGTGGATATCAGTGACATCATTTTCTGATAGACAAATTCCTTCCAAAACCAGCGCAGTCACAGAGCTGCCAACCAAGCAATCTTCTCACAACCTTCTCACTCAAGAGTGCAGCCTCTGATAAGTTGTTTCCTTCTTTGTGCCCCACCTTCAGGCCTGTCTAGGGAGGGCCATGGCTAAGAAGCCCATTTACACTTACCCTGCTCATGGGCCTCCATCCCACCTGGCTGAGGGGCCTGAGGGCACCGAAGGGTAGGAGGTAGTAGAGGATGGTCAGGGGCCAGGAGCGCAGTTTCAGAGCAGGTCTGGACATGCAGCTCAGCTGGCCTAGCCTCTGCCGTAGGGCCAGCTGGGGGAAGTGCAACCTGCAGGACATATGTCCACACATGGCCTGGGTCAGTGCCTAAGTCTGAAGGAAACTGAGGAGCACCCCCTCAGCCAGTGCCactcctgctccctctccctcaGCAAGCTGCCTCTCCTTCCAATAGAACCAGAGCTCCAACAGGCAATGCAGTACCCATTCCATTCCAACCAACTCTGGCTGTGAGTCAGGGGCCTGGCTGCCTGACTGGGAGCTTCTTTCCCAGTATCTCCCATCTGCCAGCTGACAGAATGTGCAGCAGCAGGAGAGGGACGCTCAGGAATGACTCCTAGGAACCTAACTCTAAGGCAGAgcaccaagtacagctgcagccccagcaaaggccttggagccccAATGGAAAGGTAAGAGAATCAGCCTTATACGCACAGCCTCCCATGTTAAGGAGCATTGGGACCCAAAGACAGTTCTGCCCTCCCAGGTGCCAGAAAGATAAGACACAGTGCCATGAGCCTAGACAGCCGGCAACACCTGCCAAGTCTTTTGTTACTCCATTGTGGCACCTGGGGAAATTTTTAGTcttttgcttcctcttctgctAAATAGAGTGTGTAGCTGTGGCTCCACCCACCTGTGTCTGCAAACTCACCCTCAGGTCAGGAGGCTCTCCACCTAGCTCCAAAGCCACCTCCCCGCTCTGCTAGAACCACATGTAGTACCCACAGGACCCACTAGCTTTACAAGTTCATTGTCTTCTCTCAGCCAGCTTTCCAAAGGCACAGAGAGGCCTTTTCACCGTAAGCCCAGCTTCCTGAATGCAACTAAGTTCCCTGTCACACAGTGGGCATCATGAGACTATACTGCCACCCACTCTGAGAACGTTTGAAAAACCACATTTGATTAATAAACAAGCTAAGGCTGCCACCTGAGCCATGCTCAAGAGAAGCCGAGTCCTCTGTCTCCTAGAAACTGAGCAAACCAAGGAACAAAAGGGGATTGCAGCAGAGAACTGGTGAGTGGCTTAGGCACTAAGACCACACAGCACACCAACTGTCCTGcattcctcctttctcttctacaGGACCCCactatgtctttaaaaaacaagaagagGGACCAAGCAAAGACAAATCAGGGTTTTCCTATGGTCTGCCCTGCCCAAGTCACTACAGAAGAGCAGACACCAATCTGGAAGAGCTTGGGGAGGATCCTTTCTTAGGTATAGGAAGCAGGCCTCAGTGCCCTTGCTAAGGACCAAGACACAGGATAGACGCCTACTGTTCTACCCcccagccagagccatgggtacCTCAAGTGGGTCTCCTACTCTGGGCACGGAGGACTCCCTCTGCAGGCCCCTTTAGCCAAACCCCTTACTGACACCTCCACACTGGGGCTACTGGACTTGGTGTCTGACCCTCCTGAGATTATGCCGGGGTACATTAGAGGTCAGGTCTTGGTGGGCAGCATCTCACCATTTTGCTGCTGCTTGGAGCTCTGGTCCTGGCTGCTTCTTTGACTGACACATCTTGGGTAGGCACAGGAAGGGTGTTGTGAGCCTCCACGAGAGTGTGCGCGCTCACGAGGATGCTGGCTTGCTTGTTCACTCACTtgcctttatttttctccttattCCCTTTCCCCCTCGCCAGAGGAACTTCAGTGTGGTAACTGCTCCAGTTGCTGGTGGCAATGCTTCTAGTTTCACTCTTGGTGTCTCACAGGCACAGGTTAGAGGACCACAGCTATTGCAAACAAACAGGTACCAGTCACACACCTGTTTAGACCTATTCAGGTCACCTGCTCTGGGTTTGCTGCCAGGCAGAAGCCCTTGTACTGGGCCACCCCTATCACTCAGGTCTGGTCACCTGTCTGGTCCCTGCTCTGCTAGAGGGCTGCAGGTGGGTAAAGCCCTGGGACTGTCTGCTGGTTGAGAGGTGACCAGACACTGCCACGACTTCTAGGCCCCACTGGGTTCTTAAAGCACAAGGTGGCAATCTGAGCTCTCTGCTCCAGGCTGATGGCCCCTCCCTCAGACGACCTGACCCATTTTCCACTCAGGTAGCATCTGAGGAATGACAGAAGGGTCAAATAGCCAGGACATCCAGGTAAGGCATTATGTCCTGGGAACTGTAACATACTGTAATCCCTCCTGGCCTTAAAGCCTCCAGTACCTGGCTGTGTGTAGTCCAGGCATCTTCTAAGCTGTGAACCTAGGCTATTTCAGAGAAAACTAGCTGGGGGTTGGGCAGCAGCCAGCACTGAAGCCCAAATCTTCCTACCTGGCTCTTTCAGTCTCTCTCCAAAAAAGCACCTTGGCCAAGCCATTCCATGGCAATCTTTAGGGCCCGCTGCATGGTCACAGCCTCCTCACTGTACAGATAACAGGGAGAGAAGATCGACTTCTCTTCACAAACTCAAGGGCCTCGGGAGGATGAGAGTTCACAGGGCTACTGGAAGCCCATGCCTGCTCTCCAGTTGCAATCCCAACCCTAAGGAGTAAAGCCTCTGTCACCACTTTCAGATGAAGAAATGCTGGCttcaagagacagagaacagactCGGACAAGGACCAGCTAGGCAACATGCAGTGACAACTCATTGATTGCCCTTACTAAATAAGGGTTTATGTGTGGACACTGATACCTTCATCTTAGCCAAAGAGGTAAAAATTCCAGCCCTGGCACTGCCTGTGAAAGCCACTGAATCTCAGGTATGCTAGTGGTCTCTGGGAGGAGAGACAAGGCCACCAAGGCCTGGGTGTGTTCAGATTTCTCCCCGTGACTGAGAAGATGAAAGACTGGCCTATTCTAGCACACAAATGTCCTCAAACTTCTCTCAAGAGATGCCAGCACCAGATCAGCCCACATGGAAGTCCCACCCCATCAGAGGGTCAGGGCCACCCATGCTTCTGCTTCAGGCTCAGTGAGCCTCTTGCTAACTTTTCCATCCACAGAAACAGCGAGTATGCTCCAACCACTCATTCTACACTGAGTGCATACACACCATTCTGGCCAGGCAACTGGGCTCAGGGGTGATGTGCCATCATGTGAGCTAGTGTCAGGCTCTCAGAGACTCTCTCCTTGTTCTACTAAGTCCAGGCTTTGAAACAGGAGCAGAGCTCACATCCAGGATCGCTGAGGAAACAAGTATGACTTGTAGAATGTGGGGGACGACATTCCCCCAAGAATGTGGTTTCCTGTCAAGGTTTCCGTATTGTCCTATCAAATAGGATGCTAAGTATGGCAGCTCTGAACACAAGAGCCTGCAAATACAGCTCAGCTAAAACATCGTATCTCAACCAAGACTCAATATGAAACCTAGACATTTTGTTCTCCCATAGCACTGAGGGGCCTGTCAGGCCCTTCTAGGCTGGGGTCTTGGACAAGCTGGGTGGTCCACCAGGGCAGGGTAGCCTGGGTTCCTCCTGCCTTCAGCAAGGCAGGTCAAGGGACTAGGGCAAGGAGCTGCTTCCTTGAAGAGGCACTAAGACCTGTCCAAGGGATCGAAGGACCTAGCCTGAACTTGTCCACAGTGAGGGCATGGATGAGCAGTGTGTTCTTGCCTTTATCACAGTCTTCTCCTACACTGGAACACCTGCATGTCAACATTTCCTAAAAACATCAAAAGCCGACCCCACACAGCACCCTGAGAACAGGCTGAGTCCTATCTGTCCAGCCTAGAGCTGCAAGGACAGGGACAGGCCTCAGCAGTCTACCATGTTACCTCTAAAGCTGAGTGACTTCAGCAGCAATGCTCCCATCCTCCCTAGGCCCCAGATCCTCCTCCTGGAGAAGCCCTAGGACCCTCCCTAGCCTCTGAGTGAGTCCTGGACAAGAAGGAGCCCCAAGGCAGGTGAGTGCTGACACCACAGCCTCTTCTGAGAGTCAAGTGCATCCTGGGAGGCTAATACAGACTTGGATCATGGCCTGAGCGTCAGTCACCTGGCCCATGAGAAGCCAGAGTGATCTCTGGTGAGCATACGTCTAACACTGGAGTCCTGAGTGCTGCTCAAGGCCTTGGCAAATCACTGCTGCTCTCCCAGCCTGTTTCTTCATCAGGAAACAGGGAAACTCCTTTGCCCACTTCCCTTGAGACCTAGAACATGGTTATAACCAAAGTCAGACTAACCTTAACTCCCACCTCAGCCCTGTAAACCCCCAAGTCTTACCTCCCTTTCTAGCAAGGAAAACACACTATGAGAAGGCAAAAGGGGCAATTCTGAAAGGGGAGCCTAAAATATGAGCCAGTTCTGCCTAGTAAGTAGGAAGTGAGGACCGATGCAAGCACATGGGGAAAGTTCTGTGAGGACATGCTGTTCTGGGGCTCATACCCATGTCCTTCTCCATCCACCATTGCTTGGGACAAAGACAAGGATACCTG from Arvicanthis niloticus isolate mArvNil1 chromosome 7, mArvNil1.pat.X, whole genome shotgun sequence includes these protein-coding regions:
- the Pisd gene encoding phosphatidylserine decarboxylase proenzyme, mitochondrial isoform X1, whose product is MAASGILGCVRSLRGGVLWRSSPCYYEYTTTRHFLGTLQKLPLQVCNTGVRKFHTAPVRSLFLLRPVPILLATGGGYAGYRQYEKYRDRKLEKLGLEIPPKLASRWEVSLYKSVPTRLLSRACGRLNQVELPYWLRRPVYSLYIWTFGVNMTEAAVEDLHHYRNLSELFRRKLKPQARPVCGLHCVTSPSDGKILTFGQVKNSEVEQVKGVTYSLESFLGPRAFTEDLPFPPASSFRNQLVTREGNELYHCVIYLAPGDYHCFHSPTDWTIAHRRHFPGSLMSVNPGMARWIKELFCHNERVVLTGDWKHGFFSLTAVGATNVGSIRIHFDRELHTNSPRYSKGSYNDLSFVTHANKEGILMRKGEPLGEFNLGSTIVLIFEAPKDFNFRLKAGQKIRFGEALGSL
- the Pisd gene encoding phosphatidylserine decarboxylase proenzyme, mitochondrial isoform X3, with the translated sequence MNIPPHAIFWGPYRNCLFKSVTQVSENFILLLSGPCSCYALCLSCWQQVEGMRGTGSMRSTGIGNLRSWVWRFRPNLLVAGRLHFPQLALRQRLGQLSCMSRPALKLRSWPLTILYYLLPFGALRPLSQVGWRPMSRVSLYKSVPTRLLSRACGRLNQVELPYWLRRPVYSLYIWTFGVNMTEAAVEDLHHYRNLSELFRRKLKPQARPVCGLHCVTSPSDGKILTFGQVKNSEVEQVKGVTYSLESFLGPRAFTEDLPFPPASSFRNQLVTREGNELYHCVIYLAPGDYHCFHSPTDWTIAHRRHFPGSLMSVNPGMARWIKELFCHNERVVLTGDWKHGFFSLTAVGATNVGSIRIHFDRELHTNSPRYSKGSYNDLSFVTHANKEGILMRKGEPLGEFNLGSTIVLIFEAPKDFNFRLKAGQKIRFGEALGSL
- the Pisd gene encoding phosphatidylserine decarboxylase proenzyme, mitochondrial isoform X2 produces the protein MCQSKKQPGPELQAAAKWLHFPQLALRQRLGQLSCMSRPALKLRSWPLTILYYLLPFGALRPLSQVGWRPMSRVSLYKSVPTRLLSRACGRLNQVELPYWLRRPVYSLYIWTFGVNMTEAAVEDLHHYRNLSELFRRKLKPQARPVCGLHCVTSPSDGKILTFGQVKNSEVEQVKGVTYSLESFLGPRAFTEDLPFPPASSFRNQLVTREGNELYHCVIYLAPGDYHCFHSPTDWTIAHRRHFPGSLMSVNPGMARWIKELFCHNERVVLTGDWKHGFFSLTAVGATNVGSIRIHFDRELHTNSPRYSKGSYNDLSFVTHANKEGILMRKGEPLGEFNLGSTIVLIFEAPKDFNFRLKAGQKIRFGEALGSL